From a region of the Aeoliella mucimassa genome:
- a CDS encoding SGNH/GDSL hydrolase family protein, translating to MNPLVYHIASGHAFFSGVALLLLAVGTSGAKRPRVRRVTVLCGVLGLMAIAISSTPLPYWFYAIAGLITMGWMASRWKPTWQRPIRWAMAIVWLVAIAIELPYHLTPTLHPVGSRAIAIIGDSVTAGVGSDETAETWPAVLAREHRLDVQDISHVGETAESATKRVAEHPISAPVVVVEIGGNDILGSTSPAKFATTLDALLASLAADDRQVMMLELPLPPFYHEYGRIQRQLAAKHQVKLVPKRVFLSILAGSDATLDTIHLSQAGHQRMAHCVWQLIAPAYPEP from the coding sequence ATGAATCCTCTCGTCTATCACATCGCCAGCGGTCATGCGTTCTTCTCCGGTGTCGCGTTACTGTTGCTCGCGGTGGGGACATCGGGGGCCAAGCGTCCGAGGGTGCGTCGTGTCACGGTGCTGTGCGGGGTGCTGGGGCTGATGGCCATTGCGATCTCCTCGACTCCGCTCCCCTACTGGTTCTACGCCATTGCAGGACTGATCACGATGGGTTGGATGGCCAGTCGCTGGAAACCGACCTGGCAGCGCCCGATCCGATGGGCGATGGCAATCGTTTGGTTGGTGGCCATCGCCATCGAGTTGCCTTATCACCTGACACCGACGCTCCACCCGGTCGGCTCGCGAGCGATCGCCATCATCGGCGACTCGGTGACCGCTGGCGTCGGCAGCGACGAGACCGCCGAAACCTGGCCGGCAGTGCTGGCTCGCGAGCACCGACTCGACGTGCAGGACATTTCGCACGTTGGCGAGACCGCTGAGTCGGCCACCAAACGGGTCGCGGAGCATCCGATTTCGGCTCCGGTGGTCGTCGTCGAAATCGGCGGCAACGATATCCTCGGTTCCACGTCGCCGGCCAAGTTTGCCACGACGCTCGATGCCTTGCTCGCCAGCCTGGCAGCCGACGATCGCCAGGTGATGATGCTAGAGCTGCCGCTGCCGCCGTTCTATCACGAGTACGGGCGGATCCAACGCCAGCTAGCAGCCAAGCACCAGGTAAAGCTTGTCCCGAAGCGGGTGTTCCTCTCGATCCTGGCGGGCAGCGATGCGACCCTCGATACCATTCACCTCTCCCAGGCGGGGCATCAACGCATGGCCCACTGCGTCTGGCAGCTGATCGCTCCTGCGTACCCGGAGCCATGA
- the ubiE gene encoding bifunctional demethylmenaquinone methyltransferase/2-methoxy-6-polyprenyl-1,4-benzoquinol methylase UbiE → MPDLATPVDKSSARVRRMFGEIAPRYDFLNHLLSMNVDRYWRWRTVRKLRPQPTAGPILDVCTGTGDLAFAFDRASGKQVPIVATDFCHEMLELGESKSQGVDSTSRIDFIEADTQHLPLESDTFQIVSVAFGLRNVADTDQGLAEMVRVCKPGGQVAVLEFTTPRRQPLKAMYGWYFRNVLPRIGQLLMRNNSAAYEYLPESVGEFLQYEALAARMQAAGLSNVRFFPMTFGIATLYVGTKTAKESGVADQGESI, encoded by the coding sequence ATGCCCGACCTCGCTACTCCTGTCGATAAGTCCTCCGCTCGCGTTCGCCGGATGTTTGGCGAAATCGCCCCGCGGTACGACTTCCTGAATCACCTGCTCAGCATGAACGTCGACCGCTACTGGCGGTGGCGCACCGTGCGGAAGCTCCGCCCGCAGCCCACCGCGGGGCCGATTCTCGATGTCTGCACCGGCACCGGCGACCTGGCGTTTGCCTTCGATCGGGCGAGCGGCAAGCAGGTGCCGATCGTGGCAACCGACTTTTGCCACGAGATGCTCGAACTCGGCGAGTCGAAGAGCCAAGGCGTCGATAGCACCAGTCGCATCGACTTCATCGAAGCCGACACCCAACACTTGCCGCTTGAGAGCGATACATTCCAGATCGTGTCGGTCGCGTTCGGCTTGCGGAATGTCGCCGACACCGACCAAGGACTCGCCGAGATGGTGCGCGTTTGCAAACCGGGCGGGCAGGTCGCGGTGCTCGAGTTTACCACGCCCAGGCGTCAGCCGCTCAAAGCGATGTACGGCTGGTACTTCCGCAACGTGCTGCCTCGCATTGGGCAACTGCTGATGCGTAACAACTCGGCCGCTTACGAGTACTTGCCAGAGAGCGTCGGCGAGTTCCTTCAGTACGAAGCCCTGGCCGCACGGATGCAAGCCGCAGGCCTGAGTAACGTACGTTTCTTTCCCATGACTTTCGGCATCGCTACATTGTATGTAGGTACGAAAACAGCGAAGGAATCGGGCGTTGCGGATCAGGGCGAATCGATATGA
- a CDS encoding UbiA-like polyprenyltransferase: MFKTFAHLLSLIRFSHTLFALPFAMMSAVMAWWLRAVSQYPSIAREPNYSTHIVFGRYSMRFPIGNAKVTSDDEFLQGATALERTQGLFESIRWQELLGILLCMVFARSAAMAFNRLVDRKIDAGNPRTAGRHLPAGILSVAQVTTFAVVCVVGFIASTLLFLPNRLPLYLSVPVLLWLCGYSLAKRFTSLAHFWLGAALAMSPVAAWIAIRGEVVLQSPSDLIAPLTLGGAVLLWVAGFDILYACQDFEFDRTAKLHSVPVRLGLHGALRLAAGCHAGTVLLLAALPTVYPPLGTVYFTGIAAVALLLIYEHWLVKPNDLARVNLAFFHVNAIISIGLLVVTCVDLLVV, from the coding sequence TTGTTTAAGACATTCGCCCACCTCCTGTCGCTCATCCGCTTCAGCCACACGCTGTTCGCGCTGCCCTTTGCCATGATGAGTGCGGTGATGGCGTGGTGGCTGCGAGCAGTTAGCCAGTATCCATCGATTGCCAGAGAGCCGAATTACAGCACTCATATCGTATTTGGAAGATACTCGATGCGTTTCCCCATTGGAAACGCTAAGGTGACTTCAGATGATGAATTTCTGCAAGGAGCGACAGCACTAGAAAGAACCCAAGGCCTCTTCGAATCCATCCGCTGGCAAGAACTCCTCGGCATCTTGCTGTGCATGGTGTTTGCCCGCAGCGCGGCCATGGCGTTCAACCGGTTGGTCGACCGCAAAATCGACGCCGGCAATCCTCGCACCGCGGGGCGGCACTTGCCGGCGGGCATCTTGAGCGTCGCCCAGGTCACCACGTTTGCCGTGGTGTGCGTGGTTGGTTTCATCGCCTCGACGTTGCTGTTCCTGCCCAACCGCTTACCGCTTTACCTGAGCGTGCCCGTGCTGCTGTGGCTGTGCGGCTACAGCCTGGCCAAACGCTTTACGTCGCTCGCCCATTTTTGGCTGGGTGCGGCGCTCGCCATGAGCCCCGTGGCCGCGTGGATCGCCATTCGCGGCGAAGTGGTACTGCAATCCCCCAGCGATTTAATCGCCCCGCTCACACTTGGCGGTGCGGTGCTATTGTGGGTCGCAGGATTCGACATCCTGTACGCCTGCCAGGACTTCGAGTTCGATCGCACCGCCAAGTTGCATAGCGTTCCCGTGAGGCTCGGCCTGCACGGGGCTTTGCGACTCGCGGCCGGTTGCCACGCTGGCACCGTGCTGCTGCTCGCCGCGCTGCCGACGGTTTACCCACCGCTCGGCACGGTCTACTTCACCGGCATCGCCGCGGTCGCGCTGCTGTTGATCTACGAACACTGGCTCGTCAAACCCAACGACCTCGCCCGCGTGAACCTGGCCTTCTTCCACGTGAACGCGATCATCAGCATCGGCCTGCTGGTGGTCACTTGTGTTGACTTGCTCGTGGTTTAG
- the mqnE gene encoding aminofutalosine synthase MqnE, protein MLQTTSPLLKPIREKVEAGERLSADDGLVLESPEVPLPELGELANLVRERKNGNAAYYNINTHINPTNICVYRCTFCAFRSDLREAKGYWMNDEQVLARGQEAIDNGCTEMHVVGGLHHQAKYDWYRRVVEVLHTAYPTLHLKAWTPVEIDWFCRLTKKDVRWVLEDMMEAGLGSMPGGGAEIFHPEVRNHICEHKADSRRWFETHRTAHELGLKTNSTMLYGHIEQPYHRIDHLIRLRELQDETGGFQTFIPLAFHPENTKLGAERNIKRPSALVDLRTMAVSRLMLDNFPHLKAYWIMLGIGTAQVALAYGADDIDGTVRHELIYHDAGATTPEVMSVGDIEQVIREAGRDPIERDTLYHRVERSSEGWQTGQAITANA, encoded by the coding sequence ATGCTTCAAACGACTTCCCCCCTGCTGAAACCGATTCGCGAAAAAGTGGAAGCCGGCGAGCGGCTTTCCGCCGACGACGGGCTGGTGCTCGAATCGCCCGAGGTGCCGCTGCCCGAGCTGGGCGAGCTGGCCAATCTGGTGCGTGAGCGGAAGAACGGCAACGCGGCCTACTACAACATCAACACGCACATCAATCCCACGAACATCTGCGTGTACCGCTGCACGTTCTGTGCGTTCCGTAGCGACCTGCGCGAGGCCAAGGGCTACTGGATGAACGACGAGCAGGTGCTCGCCCGCGGGCAGGAAGCCATCGACAACGGCTGCACCGAGATGCACGTCGTCGGCGGTCTGCATCACCAGGCCAAGTACGATTGGTACCGCCGGGTGGTCGAGGTGCTGCATACGGCTTACCCCACGCTGCACCTGAAAGCGTGGACGCCGGTTGAGATCGACTGGTTCTGCCGGCTGACGAAGAAAGACGTTCGCTGGGTGCTTGAGGACATGATGGAAGCGGGACTGGGGAGCATGCCGGGCGGCGGTGCCGAGATCTTCCACCCTGAAGTGCGGAACCACATCTGCGAACACAAAGCCGACAGCCGGCGATGGTTCGAGACGCATCGCACCGCCCATGAGCTGGGGCTAAAGACCAACAGCACCATGCTGTATGGTCACATCGAGCAGCCGTACCATCGCATCGACCATTTGATTCGCCTGCGCGAGCTGCAGGACGAGACCGGCGGCTTCCAGACGTTCATCCCGCTAGCATTTCATCCCGAGAACACCAAGCTGGGTGCCGAGCGAAACATCAAGCGCCCGTCGGCGCTGGTCGATCTCCGCACGATGGCGGTGAGCCGATTGATGCTCGACAACTTCCCCCACCTCAAGGCGTACTGGATCATGCTCGGCATCGGCACCGCCCAGGTGGCCCTGGCCTACGGAGCCGACGACATCGATGGCACCGTGCGTCACGAGCTGATCTATCACGACGCGGGGGCGACCACTCCCGAGGTGATGTCCGTCGGGGATATCGAACAGGTGATCCGCGAGGCGGGCCGCGACCCGATTGAGCGCGACACCTTGTACCATCGCGTGGAGCGAAGCAGCGAAGGTTGGCAAACCGGGCAAGCGATTACCGCGAACGCCTAG
- a CDS encoding sensor histidine kinase: MHSGDSVTASELQQQVKLLQEELRESQSMAALGELASTTTHEFNNVLTTILNYAKLGLRHKDEPTRTKALEKIMGAAERANKITNSVLGLARNRSNDPAPTNLSELIDETLVLLERELSKYRVAVQREFAEVPKAMVIGNQIQQVLLNLLTNARQAMPNGGQVLIKLSHEPEAPLVELTVRDTGSGIDAASLPKIFERGFSTKRGPDESGKGGAGLGLAACREIVEAHGGRIRVASTVGRGTAFTLRLPVASEAASNPTSQPVVALGV; encoded by the coding sequence ATGCACAGCGGCGATTCGGTAACCGCCAGTGAACTCCAGCAGCAAGTCAAACTACTGCAAGAGGAGCTGCGTGAGTCGCAGAGCATGGCCGCGCTCGGTGAACTTGCCAGTACCACGACTCACGAGTTCAACAACGTGCTGACCACCATCCTGAACTACGCCAAGCTGGGGCTGCGTCACAAAGACGAACCAACCCGCACCAAAGCGCTCGAGAAGATCATGGGCGCGGCCGAGCGGGCGAATAAGATCACCAACAGCGTGCTCGGTTTGGCGCGGAACCGATCGAACGATCCGGCTCCGACGAACCTCTCCGAGCTGATCGACGAAACGCTGGTGCTGCTCGAACGCGAACTGTCGAAGTACCGAGTCGCAGTGCAACGCGAGTTTGCCGAAGTGCCGAAGGCCATGGTGATCGGCAATCAGATTCAGCAGGTGCTGCTCAACCTGCTCACCAACGCCCGTCAGGCGATGCCGAACGGAGGGCAGGTGCTGATCAAACTGTCGCACGAACCGGAGGCTCCGCTTGTGGAACTCACCGTGCGCGACACCGGCAGCGGCATCGACGCGGCGAGCTTACCAAAGATCTTCGAACGTGGCTTCAGCACGAAGCGCGGTCCCGACGAGTCGGGCAAAGGTGGAGCCGGTCTGGGACTGGCTGCCTGCCGAGAGATCGTAGAAGCCCATGGCGGGCGGATTCGCGTTGCCAGCACCGTGGGACGCGGAACCGCGTTCACGCTGCGGTTGCCAGTGGCATCGGAAGCAGCCTCGAATCCCACCTCGCAACCAGTGGTCGCCCTCGGGGTGTAG
- the lpxK gene encoding tetraacyldisaccharide 4'-kinase, producing the protein MLRTGLRIGEFAYTQGVAYRNRQFDRGGDAVQSVDAPVISVGNLTLGGTGKTPMVKWIARRLREQSWRVAILSRGYGAVEGAKNDEALELEQSLPDVPHLQSPDRVAIARTAIEELESQVLLLDDGFQHRRLARDLDIVLLDATQPFGFDHVFPRGMLREPVQGLARADVVCLSRANLIGPDEREAIRARAAKLAPGASWCEVSHAPAMLLNSLSEEQPLDTLRDARVFGFCGIGNPAAFRQTLESAGANVVGWAELPDHHAYTSDDVARLISEIEKSGAELAICTQKDLVKLRVPELQVIPLWAVVVEIEFLAGEAEMLGHLTSLQVTESPDLDD; encoded by the coding sequence ATGTTACGCACCGGGCTGCGAATCGGCGAGTTCGCCTACACGCAGGGGGTCGCCTACCGAAATCGCCAGTTCGACCGCGGCGGCGACGCGGTGCAGTCGGTCGATGCCCCGGTGATCAGCGTCGGCAACCTCACGCTCGGCGGCACCGGCAAGACTCCCATGGTCAAGTGGATCGCTCGCCGGCTCCGCGAGCAGTCCTGGCGGGTCGCCATCCTCAGTCGCGGCTACGGAGCGGTCGAAGGAGCGAAAAACGACGAAGCACTGGAGCTCGAACAGTCGCTGCCCGACGTGCCGCACTTGCAGTCGCCCGATCGGGTGGCGATCGCCCGCACCGCCATCGAGGAACTGGAGAGCCAGGTGCTGCTGCTCGACGATGGCTTTCAGCACCGCCGATTGGCTCGCGACTTGGACATCGTGCTGCTCGATGCAACACAGCCATTTGGCTTCGACCACGTCTTTCCGCGGGGCATGCTGCGGGAGCCAGTGCAAGGGCTCGCCCGGGCGGACGTGGTTTGCCTGAGCCGGGCGAATCTCATCGGCCCCGACGAGCGGGAAGCCATTCGAGCTCGAGCAGCGAAGCTGGCACCCGGGGCGAGTTGGTGTGAGGTGTCGCATGCTCCCGCGATGTTGCTCAATTCGCTCAGCGAGGAGCAGCCACTAGACACTTTGCGCGACGCGCGGGTATTCGGCTTCTGCGGCATCGGCAATCCGGCCGCGTTTCGCCAAACGTTGGAATCCGCGGGGGCGAACGTCGTGGGGTGGGCCGAACTACCAGACCATCATGCTTACACCAGCGACGACGTCGCTCGACTAATTAGTGAGATAGAAAAGTCGGGCGCCGAACTGGCCATCTGCACGCAGAAAGACCTGGTGAAGCTGCGAGTGCCAGAACTGCAAGTAATTCCGCTGTGGGCCGTGGTGGTCGAAATCGAGTTTCTCGCCGGCGAAGCTGAGATGCTTGGTCATCTTACTTCGCTGCAAGTGACCGAGTCGCCCGATTTGGACGATTAG
- a CDS encoding UbiX family flavin prenyltransferase, which translates to MNRPIVVGITGASGAAYAVRLVEVLLSAGRDVHLSISPSGREVIRQELELHIDLDDFTADTLLLGAGRSTGGNTLAELTEVSTGDSNVLGSGLVRRGKLHYYHYRNFMAPMASGSFLTGGMVVCPCSGTTLSAIAAGMAGNLIQRAAEVHLKERRRLVLMPRETPLSLPAIDNMRRATEAGAIVLPASPGFYQGVETVKDLVDFIVARILDQLEVDNGLTKRWGSE; encoded by the coding sequence ATGAATAGACCCATCGTAGTTGGAATCACCGGCGCCAGCGGCGCGGCCTATGCGGTGCGACTGGTCGAGGTGCTGCTGTCCGCGGGGCGCGACGTACACCTGTCGATCAGTCCCTCGGGGCGCGAAGTGATTCGCCAGGAACTCGAACTGCACATCGACCTCGACGACTTCACCGCCGACACGCTGCTACTTGGCGCCGGACGCTCAACGGGCGGCAACACGCTGGCCGAACTCACCGAAGTCTCGACCGGCGACTCCAACGTACTCGGCAGCGGACTCGTCCGCCGGGGTAAGTTGCACTACTATCACTACCGCAATTTTATGGCCCCCATGGCCAGCGGCTCGTTCCTCACCGGCGGCATGGTCGTCTGCCCCTGCTCGGGCACCACGCTCAGTGCCATCGCGGCCGGCATGGCGGGCAATTTGATTCAACGCGCGGCTGAAGTACACCTGAAGGAGCGCCGCCGGCTGGTGCTGATGCCCCGCGAAACGCCCCTGTCGCTGCCAGCGATCGACAACATGCGCCGCGCGACCGAGGCCGGTGCCATCGTGCTGCCCGCCTCGCCCGGCTTCTATCAAGGCGTCGAGACGGTCAAGGATCTGGTCGACTTCATCGTCGCCCGCATTCTCGACCAACTGGAGGTCGACAACGGACTCACCAAACGCTGGGGCAGCGAATGA
- a CDS encoding CHASE domain-containing protein, translating to MMWQFPRSWIRSLPALLVLLGGITATVFGVWHELDNIKRKNHSRFDRLSNQACTHIQERIAHYGHGLQSLQLLFGGSESVTRDEFRQVCKFVNLEAEFPGSIGIGCIARVPNSPDQIQAFINKKHQDGMVNFDIVPFPDASPLESALTDDLMVVDYVFPETKHLHAIGLDIGSHPARRRAAEQSMMNNQATLTGPIHLYLEPTEEVDAAMQRGFLIMLPYWKSGVRPHTPEDRVASTEGWVFMPLVSERVFSQLTKVTDQELDIQLYNGTSKQAELIFETATNQQAKNTLGLNHLVHLRLGDQDWSANITPTTKFAYASTTLAWVLGLGGTFVTLLLSYTLLTHQREIANAERLANHMTEEIRRLAMVAERTTNGVIITDANRQIVWVNEGFTRITGFTFEEVQGEVPGRLLQCEKTDPQTIAELREAVTKGLGYHGEILNRNKFGREYWIDLEVQPLTNDDNEVTGFIAIESDITSRIQAERKATAFGQLIKEAPQEIYIVDPKTLRFVEVNDGACEAVGYSREELLTMTPSDVNPDFSQEHFTQGMESVVDGDVFEKSFTGRHRRKDGSDYSVHIKVHCATFEDRKVFVAFVTDLSERMKLEQQLAQAQKLESIGQLAAGISHEINTPMQCVVTNVEYLSEICTNLFSVTDAYREALQSHDMSDHDRESRLQELEQKYNYQKLRQNTLEAIVESAEAASRVVEVVRAMKSMSHPGSAERMSMDVNDMIRNAVTVSKNRWKYHATLDLNLDESLPCLPLLSSQMNQVFLNLLVNATDAIADRMEAEHSHELGHIEVASWQESDGIKIRVRDTGCGMSPEVQQRAFDPFFTTKEVGKGTGQGLAISYDVVVKKHKGRIEIESELGKGTAITIWLPNEDSTDFEFDELEYVEPIHHGSSI from the coding sequence ATGATGTGGCAATTTCCGAGATCATGGATCCGCAGCCTTCCTGCGCTGCTCGTCCTGCTGGGAGGGATCACCGCAACGGTGTTCGGTGTATGGCACGAACTCGACAATATAAAGCGGAAGAATCACTCTCGCTTCGATCGGCTCTCGAATCAGGCCTGTACGCATATCCAAGAGCGGATCGCACACTACGGGCATGGGCTGCAAAGCTTACAGCTGCTGTTTGGTGGTAGTGAATCGGTGACTCGAGACGAGTTTCGGCAGGTCTGCAAATTCGTCAATCTCGAAGCAGAATTCCCGGGTTCCATCGGCATTGGTTGTATCGCCCGAGTCCCCAACTCACCGGACCAGATCCAGGCGTTTATCAACAAGAAACATCAGGATGGCATGGTCAATTTCGACATCGTGCCTTTTCCTGATGCTTCACCTCTGGAATCAGCGCTAACCGACGACCTGATGGTTGTCGACTACGTTTTTCCAGAGACAAAGCACTTGCATGCTATTGGTCTGGACATCGGATCGCATCCGGCACGTCGAAGGGCAGCCGAGCAATCGATGATGAACAATCAGGCAACCCTCACGGGGCCGATCCATCTTTACTTAGAGCCTACCGAGGAAGTCGATGCAGCCATGCAGCGTGGTTTTCTAATCATGCTGCCTTATTGGAAATCGGGAGTGCGTCCTCATACACCGGAAGATCGCGTTGCCAGCACCGAAGGCTGGGTGTTCATGCCGTTGGTTTCAGAGCGTGTATTCAGCCAGCTTACCAAGGTGACAGATCAAGAGCTGGATATCCAGCTCTATAATGGAACCAGCAAACAAGCCGAACTAATCTTTGAAACCGCTACTAACCAGCAAGCTAAGAACACGCTCGGTCTCAATCATCTGGTTCATCTTCGACTAGGGGACCAGGACTGGTCGGCCAACATCACTCCAACTACGAAGTTTGCCTATGCCAGCACCACTCTGGCCTGGGTACTCGGCCTCGGCGGCACCTTTGTCACACTGCTACTGAGCTACACCCTGCTTACACATCAGCGAGAGATTGCCAACGCGGAACGTTTAGCGAACCACATGACCGAAGAGATTCGGCGGCTGGCCATGGTTGCTGAACGCACGACCAATGGGGTCATCATCACCGATGCAAATCGGCAAATCGTGTGGGTCAACGAAGGCTTTACTCGCATTACCGGGTTCACGTTCGAAGAAGTCCAAGGAGAAGTTCCAGGGCGTTTGTTGCAGTGCGAAAAAACCGATCCTCAGACGATTGCTGAGCTCCGCGAAGCGGTCACCAAGGGACTCGGCTACCATGGCGAGATTCTAAATCGCAATAAGTTTGGCCGTGAGTACTGGATTGACCTCGAAGTTCAACCCCTCACCAACGACGACAACGAAGTCACCGGTTTTATCGCGATCGAAAGCGATATTACCTCCCGCATTCAAGCCGAACGCAAAGCAACCGCTTTTGGGCAACTGATCAAGGAAGCGCCACAAGAGATCTATATTGTCGATCCGAAAACCTTGCGATTCGTCGAAGTAAACGATGGGGCCTGCGAAGCAGTCGGATACAGCCGCGAAGAACTGCTCACCATGACTCCTTCGGACGTCAATCCGGACTTTTCCCAGGAGCACTTTACTCAAGGAATGGAGTCGGTCGTCGATGGCGACGTGTTCGAAAAGAGCTTCACTGGTCGGCATCGACGCAAAGACGGCTCGGATTATTCGGTACACATCAAGGTGCACTGCGCTACGTTTGAAGATCGCAAGGTGTTTGTCGCTTTTGTGACCGACCTAAGCGAACGCATGAAACTCGAGCAACAACTGGCGCAAGCTCAGAAGCTCGAATCGATCGGGCAACTCGCCGCAGGCATCTCACACGAAATTAATACACCGATGCAGTGCGTCGTGACCAACGTGGAGTATTTGAGCGAGATTTGTACCAATCTGTTCAGCGTGACCGATGCCTACCGCGAAGCACTGCAGTCTCACGACATGAGCGACCACGATCGAGAGTCCAGACTGCAAGAACTCGAGCAGAAGTATAACTACCAGAAACTGCGACAGAACACTCTGGAAGCCATCGTGGAGTCGGCCGAAGCCGCTTCGCGAGTAGTCGAGGTGGTGCGAGCCATGAAGTCGATGTCGCATCCGGGCTCCGCCGAACGGATGAGCATGGACGTGAACGACATGATTCGCAACGCGGTCACGGTATCGAAAAACCGCTGGAAGTACCATGCAACTCTCGATTTGAACCTCGACGAGTCACTACCTTGCTTGCCGCTGCTCTCAAGCCAAATGAATCAGGTGTTCCTCAACCTGCTGGTGAATGCGACCGATGCGATTGCCGATCGGATGGAAGCCGAACACTCTCACGAACTCGGACACATCGAAGTGGCCAGCTGGCAAGAATCCGATGGCATTAAGATTCGTGTTCGCGACACCGGGTGTGGGATGAGCCCCGAAGTGCAGCAGCGGGCGTTCGACCCGTTCTTCACGACCAAGGAAGTGGGCAAAGGCACCGGGCAAGGCTTGGCCATCAGCTACGACGTAGTCGTCAAGAAACACAAGGGCCGCATTGAGATCGAAAGCGAACTGGGCAAAGGGACCGCGATCACGATTTGGCTGCCCAATGAAGATTCGACCGACTTTGAGTTTGACGAACTCGAGTACGTCGAGCCGATCCACCACGGATCGAGCATCTAA
- a CDS encoding helix-turn-helix domain-containing protein: MNDQFSISNRWSPQIAAAGFSAVPMSFLRHYAQLGITPTEAMLLVHIMARKWDENLPFPSVSKLAEEMGLSVSQLRARLSTLEKKGIIKRVFRKGRSNCYDPTELIKRLEAAIESHRPNNIMSNQEALGAMAQVTY, from the coding sequence ATGAATGATCAATTTTCAATTAGCAACAGATGGTCACCACAGATTGCCGCGGCTGGGTTCTCTGCAGTTCCGATGAGTTTTCTCCGACACTACGCTCAACTGGGAATCACGCCAACTGAGGCCATGCTGTTAGTCCATATCATGGCCCGAAAGTGGGATGAGAATCTTCCATTTCCATCAGTCAGCAAGCTAGCAGAAGAAATGGGACTGAGTGTAAGCCAGCTACGTGCCAGGCTCTCCACGCTCGAAAAAAAGGGGATCATCAAGCGAGTCTTCCGCAAAGGAAGGTCTAATTGCTATGACCCCACTGAATTAATCAAGAGATTAGAAGCTGCAATTGAGTCGCATCGCCCCAACAATATTATGAGCAATCAAGAGGCACTTGGTGCCATGGCTCAGGTCACTTACTAG
- a CDS encoding IS4 family transposase, which yields MPSQRVAKDELPVWPEQVIGGKYVRLLEKFLKQLRSEDAHGNRKLFLDDVFVAYLLAFFNPTIRSLRTIEDFSQTVQAQKHLSIRKITRSTLSDFNQLADPERLQPILDALRRQLARKSKRQSIGDDDLDELLQQTVAVDGTFLPAVAEVAWAMCNTNNHGAKKHRARVDVHLPVSTWLPEAIVIPSPGQSEADSAIERLQPGRIYLYDRGFMSFALLAAHYDDTHALQSHFVARYRPAGGNSPTLREVKSRELTEKDKAAGVLSDGVGHFKSSNPSRHRVPRVQLREVIVACEEKGKPSQLRLITNLLDVPAHVIAMLYRYRWQVELFFRWLKSSANFGHLISHASEGVQTHFYVAVIAVLLMYLHTGYRPSKYLFALMGQVGRGAATLEEILPILRERERQNELARQSAARRSEKKKQQST from the coding sequence ATGCCTTCCCAGCGAGTTGCTAAAGACGAGCTACCAGTGTGGCCCGAGCAGGTCATTGGGGGGAAGTATGTCCGGCTTTTGGAGAAGTTTCTCAAACAACTCCGCTCGGAAGACGCCCACGGTAATCGCAAGTTATTTCTCGATGACGTGTTCGTAGCCTACCTGCTGGCGTTCTTCAATCCCACCATCCGCAGTTTGCGAACCATCGAAGATTTCAGCCAAACGGTACAGGCTCAGAAACACCTTTCGATTCGCAAGATCACTAGAAGTACGCTCTCAGACTTCAATCAACTGGCCGACCCCGAGCGATTGCAGCCGATTCTCGATGCCCTCCGCCGGCAACTTGCCCGCAAGTCAAAACGGCAATCGATAGGTGACGACGATCTCGACGAACTGCTCCAGCAGACCGTGGCCGTCGATGGCACGTTTCTCCCGGCCGTGGCCGAAGTCGCCTGGGCCATGTGCAATACGAACAATCATGGGGCGAAGAAGCATCGAGCGCGGGTGGATGTCCATTTGCCGGTGAGCACGTGGCTTCCCGAGGCAATCGTCATTCCATCCCCTGGCCAGAGCGAGGCCGATTCAGCCATCGAACGGTTGCAGCCCGGTCGTATCTATCTGTACGACCGCGGCTTCATGAGTTTCGCGCTCTTGGCAGCGCACTACGACGACACACACGCGTTGCAATCGCACTTCGTGGCTCGTTATCGCCCAGCGGGGGGCAATTCGCCCACGCTGCGGGAAGTGAAAAGTCGCGAACTCACCGAAAAAGACAAAGCGGCCGGCGTGCTCAGCGATGGAGTGGGACATTTCAAGTCTTCGAATCCGAGCCGACATCGAGTTCCCCGAGTGCAGCTTCGCGAAGTCATCGTCGCTTGCGAAGAAAAGGGAAAACCGTCGCAACTGCGGTTGATCACCAACCTGCTCGATGTACCGGCGCACGTGATTGCCATGCTGTATCGCTATCGTTGGCAAGTAGAACTGTTCTTTCGGTGGCTGAAGAGCTCTGCGAACTTCGGACACTTGATCAGCCACGCAAGCGAAGGGGTGCAAACGCACTTCTACGTGGCGGTCATTGCCGTGTTGCTGATGTACCTGCACACCGGTTATCGACCGAGCAAGTACCTGTTCGCCCTAATGGGACAGGTCGGCCGCGGGGCGGCAACCCTGGAAGAGATCCTGCCGATCCTCCGCGAGCGAGAACGTCAGAACGAACTGGCCCGGCAGTCGGCCGCGCGGCGGAGCGAGAAAAAGAAACAGCAATCGACTTAG